In the genome of Bremerella sp. P1, the window AATTGAATTCATAGGAACCGAACGTCCAGTCGTTGCTGTGAATGTGATCGGGATCTGTCGCATCGGAAGGACAGACGTAGGCTTCCACGACTTGACCACGGGCGGCTTTATTACCGCGGCCGCTGGTAATTCGATTGTTGGCGTAACTGTCGAGGTCGGCCTGATCGTAGAGCGAGGTTTGTTCCATGTAAGGGAGAATCCAGAAGAACAACGTGCCACGAGTCTTCTTACCGTTCAAAGTCTGGTCTTGGTAAGCGAAAGGAAACTTCCGGTAGGTATCGTGGAAGTTGTGCGTGGCGATACCCATCTGTTTCATACCGTTGGTGCACTGCATACGACGAGCCGCTTCGCGGGCTTGTTGTACGGCGGGCAATAGCAGGGCAATCAGAACACCGATGATCGCAATCACGACCAGAAGTTCAACAAGGGTGAAGCCGCGAGCGCGGGGCGAGACTTTCATACGAAGTTACCGCTTTCGTAAAGAGTGACAGGAGATTGAGAGCCAATGAGCTCTAGATGTGAAAAGGAAAGTGAAATGGAGTCCCTCTCGGTCGTTGCCGACAGAAAGGACTTCATTGAGGAGATAAGGAGTGGAATTTCTGAGCGATGAGGAAAATTGCCTACCCAACAAACCGGCGATGGACGAATTGCCCGATGAGACCTGTTTAGGTAAGGGATATGCTCACGTTCATGTCGCCTTGTGCTGCTGCTTTCAAGACAAATGCGTGAGCCATCACGCATGGGATACCACCAGAATACAGTGCAATGCTATTTTTGTCAATTTTTCGTGATAAAACGCTATGCATCCCTGAAACAGGGCTAAACAGGTATTTCACCGGCCCGCTTGGTTTCATCGCTGGGATACTCAAAGAGAAAAGCGGTTCCAATAAAGGACAGATTGATCGGGCATAAAAAAAGCCTCAAGCGTAAGCACGCCCGAGGCTTTTGATGATTTCTTAAATTGTTCCGTCAGCAAGACTTACTGAGGTAAACGGCCCGGTTCGATCTTGGGGAACTCGCCGGTGCAAGCCTTCATGAAGTTGACCAGGTCTTCCTTGTCCTGTTGGGTCAGGTTCAGCTTCTTCATCTTGTCGGAAAGGTGCGGGTTGGGATGACCGCCTTTGGTGTACCACTCGACAACTTCTTCCAGGGTCTTCTGGCTGCCGTCGTGCATGTACGGGGCCGTTTGGACAATGTTGCGGATGGTAGGCGTTTTGAAGGCACCCTTGTCCTTTTCCTGCTTGGTCACTTCGTAGCGACCCAGGTCTGGCGTTTCCGCGTCCATACCGACGCCCAGGTTGTGGTACAGCTCGTCGGTGAAGTTAGCACCGGCGTGACAGGCGGTGCAGTTCCCCTTCTCGCTGAAGAAGATTTCGCGGCCGCGACGGGCACTTTCCGACATGCTGGCAGCGTTCTTCTTCGCTTCGGCATACTTGGCGTACAGTTCGGGATCATCTTCTTCGAGGAACTCAAGTTCATCGGCGGGGAACTGCTTCTCGAAGCTGCGGACCACTTCGTAGTAGTCGTACGGAGCCGGACCGGTAACGATCGTTCGCTCGAAGGTGGCGATCGCCTTGCCGACGTTGTCGATGTTCACACCGTCGTCGAAGATCTTCTCGAACTGAGCTTTGTAGCCTGGGATCTCGCTTAAGGTCTTCACGCACACTTCGTGAGTGTTCGCCATTTCGATTGGGTTGGCGATCGGACCGACGGCCTGGTCTTCCAAGGTGGCCGCACGGCCATCCCAGAACTGCGGACCGCTGAGAATACGATTGAAAGAAACAGGTGAGTTACGGCCACCTTCCTGACCGTCGACACCAATTCCGAACTGCGACTCGAACGCCCAACCGTAATCAGGATGGTGACAGCTTGCGCAGCTGATGGTGCTGTCGGAAGAAAGACGTGGGTCGAAGTAGAGCTGACGACCGAGTTCAATCTTGGCTCGGGTCATTGGGTTTTCGTCGAGGCCGGTAACCTGGCCGGCAGCGGCGTTCAGGCCGTAAGGCAGTTCGACCTTCAATTCTTCATGATTCTTGGGATCGGCCAGCCACTGGTTGATCTCTTCCAGCTTGAGCGGGCCCTCGCCGGGGATGCCGGCGGTCAGGGCCGGATCGCCCAGGGTGACCGTGTCTGACTTTTCAGCGGCCAGCAAACTACCGGCCAGGGCAAACGAAGCGGCGGCGATCGCCACGACAAGGCGTGTCGACTTCATGGTGTTGTCTCTCCAATGGTGTTTAGGCCGTCGCCCAGGGGCAAGGTGACTTTGCTCGGGTGGTTTCCTGGCGAGAGCGGCACGCCCCGCTGAGATGGTTGGCGGGGGTTTAGGG includes:
- a CDS encoding DUF1559 domain-containing protein yields the protein MKVSPRARGFTLVELLVVIAIIGVLIALLLPAVQQAREAARRMQCTNGMKQMGIATHNFHDTYRKFPFAYQDQTLNGKKTRGTLFFWILPYMEQTSLYDQADLDSYANNRITSGRGNKAARGQVVEAYVCPSDATDPDHIHSNDWTFGSYEFNYHVFVGNSSTSTSTGNVAQKNLADVTDGTSNTLMFAESLQRCGSQGTIWSHGNWNVRWMPMFGGGKSGSDQLAYGTTSVPQSVRKQSGCNSLRTTASGHPGGVNVTLADASCHFIPTTIDGTVWWNLVRHNDGNVVGEY
- a CDS encoding cytochrome-c peroxidase, whose amino-acid sequence is MKSTRLVVAIAAASFALAGSLLAAEKSDTVTLGDPALTAGIPGEGPLKLEEINQWLADPKNHEELKVELPYGLNAAAGQVTGLDENPMTRAKIELGRQLYFDPRLSSDSTISCASCHHPDYGWAFESQFGIGVDGQEGGRNSPVSFNRILSGPQFWDGRAATLEDQAVGPIANPIEMANTHEVCVKTLSEIPGYKAQFEKIFDDGVNIDNVGKAIATFERTIVTGPAPYDYYEVVRSFEKQFPADELEFLEEDDPELYAKYAEAKKNAASMSESARRGREIFFSEKGNCTACHAGANFTDELYHNLGVGMDAETPDLGRYEVTKQEKDKGAFKTPTIRNIVQTAPYMHDGSQKTLEEVVEWYTKGGHPNPHLSDKMKKLNLTQQDKEDLVNFMKACTGEFPKIEPGRLPQ